One Carassius gibelio isolate Cgi1373 ecotype wild population from Czech Republic chromosome B18, carGib1.2-hapl.c, whole genome shotgun sequence DNA segment encodes these proteins:
- the LOC127977836 gene encoding bone morphogenetic protein 2-like, whose translation MFPASLLVLMILLLPHVSSGQQEGPSQKHENLGSPLEPSLAHTIQNLLLTRLGLQSHSNPSTEAQVPQYLLDLYRFHTQQYHLVEDPEFSFPSQHVQGANTIRCFHHTDSTVLSVPEEQKTTGDSIHIGFNLSSIPLEESVVSAELRFLHEGSSEDSTHVVSLYLSNNDPASKPTLIHSRRLTRDQKTAELWETFPLDGEVFQNLSERSGSLSFILDIIADNNSSLYKERHLRVRRSTGQDEHSWAKQRPLLVTYSHDGRSEPFMPLKKQTPAGRRGRGRWTRGRFKGDRGQGSDTGWRVGWNERRVKRHGGRAAKLKRLSRSRCRRHPLYVDFKDVGWNKWIVAPSGYDAFFCLGECRFPLADHMNSSSHAMVQTLVNSVNGAVPRACCVPTALSPIALLYLDQEERVVLKNYQDMVVEGCGCR comes from the exons ATGTTCCCTGCTAGCCTACTGGTTCTGATGATCCTGCTGCTACCTCATGTCTCATCAGGTCAACAGGAGGGTCCCAGTCAGAAACATGAAAACCTTGGTAGTCCTCTGGAACCTAGCTTGGCCCATACCATTCAAAACCTCCTGCTGACCCGCTTGGGTCTACAGTCACACTCCAACCCCAGTACAGAGGCACAGGTGCCCCAGTATCTTCTAGACCTGTATCGGTTCCACACTCAACAGTACCATCTCGTTGAAGACCCAGAGTTTAGCTTCCCATCCCAGCATGTGCAAGGAGCCAACACAATCCGATGCTTTCACCACACAG ATTCTACAGTCCTGAGTGTTCCAGAAGAGCAGAAAACGACAGGGGACAGCATTCACATTGGCTTCAATCTGTCCTCCATTCCGTTAGAAGAGAGTGTGGTGTCGGCAGAGCTCCGTTTCCTGCACGAAGGATCAAGTGAAGACTCAACTCACGTGGTCAGCCTTTATCTTTCCAACAACGACCCTGCATCAAAGCCCACACTGATCCATTCTCGCCGACTTACTAGAGATCAAAAGACGGCAGAACTCTGGGAAACCTTTCCCCTGGATGGAGAAGTGTTTCAGAATCTATCTGAGAGGTCAGGGAGCCTGTCTTTCATTCTGGACATTATTGCTGACAATAACAGCAGCCTTTACAAAGAGAGACATCTGCGGGTTCGCAGGTCCACTGGGCAAGATGAGCACAGCTGGGCAAAGCAGAGGCCGTTGCTGGTAACTTACAGTCACGATGGCCGCAGCGAGCCATTTATGCCCCTTAAAAAGCAGACCCCTGCTGGCAGACGAGGCAGGGGCAGATGGACCAGAGGCAGGTTTAAGGGTGATAGGGGTCAGGGCTCTGACACAGGTTGGCGGGTGGGATGGAATGAAAGGCGGGTGAAACGACATGGTGGGAGGGCTGCCAAGCTCAAACGGCTCTCCCGTTCTCGCTGCCGTCGACACCCGCTGTATGTGGACTTCAAAGATGTAGGCTGGAATAAATGGATCGTGGCCCCATCCGGTTACGATGCTTTCTTTTGCCTCGGAGAGTGCCGCTTCCCACTGGCTGACCATATGAATTCATCTAGCCATGCTATGGTGCAAACGCTGGTCAACTCCGTAAACGGGGCTGTCCCGCGGGCCTGCTGTGTGCCAACGGCCCTTAGCCCCATCGCCCTCCTTTACCTGGACCAGGAGGAACGTGTGGTTCTGAAAAACTATCAAGACATGGTGGTGGAGGGCTGCGGCTGTCGATAG